A genome region from Yoonia vestfoldensis includes the following:
- a CDS encoding flagellar assembly protein T N-terminal domain-containing protein, giving the protein MLPKILSRQIGLLGAVMLFILGSGPVFADLVRVTGRAAVTDNNTDRAQRIALEDALYLAALAGGADVSGFSMADNGVLTGESILLRPNSRILDYSVVSQGRSGHHYEVVIDAYVGAAPALGCAVRPAVHLIAGTPQIHVGQSAPLWASEALQMAHDATIRGLGNTPQIQISARDISLVVADQSGSRLPAGFDYNSLTSGPARVETSRANPIPDTARGLHLSWQATAPGLQAATLTVTLHARLLDPAAPGRAQQLSTNHVVAVSANTPWRTINVLARKDAHEVANSVAAQFSAELAAWLGSYACAPLQGYLTAAGTGRFRIDLGSRDGLTHQSLGFAEGRGQPWTVFRIVELSPSHAILSPLNARRAGPQMAGAQVRFEIGG; this is encoded by the coding sequence ATGCTGCCCAAAATCCTTTCGCGTCAGATCGGGCTGCTTGGGGCTGTCATGCTGTTCATTCTGGGCAGCGGGCCGGTTTTTGCCGATCTGGTCCGTGTCACCGGGCGGGCGGCTGTGACCGACAATAACACCGACCGCGCGCAGCGGATTGCCTTGGAAGATGCGCTTTATCTTGCGGCTCTGGCAGGGGGGGCGGATGTGTCCGGCTTTTCCATGGCGGATAACGGTGTGCTGACCGGTGAAAGCATTCTGCTGCGGCCCAATTCGCGCATTCTGGATTATTCTGTCGTCAGTCAGGGCCGTTCGGGCCATCATTACGAGGTCGTCATTGATGCCTATGTCGGCGCCGCGCCCGCGCTGGGCTGTGCCGTGCGGCCTGCGGTTCATCTGATCGCCGGGACCCCGCAGATCCATGTCGGGCAGAGCGCACCGCTTTGGGCGTCAGAGGCTTTGCAGATGGCGCATGATGCGACGATCCGGGGGCTGGGGAATACGCCGCAGATCCAGATTTCGGCGCGCGATATCTCGCTTGTGGTAGCTGACCAAAGCGGCAGCAGATTGCCCGCCGGTTTTGACTATAACAGCCTGACGAGCGGGCCGGCACGGGTAGAGACATCGCGCGCCAACCCGATACCTGATACCGCGCGGGGCCTGCATTTGTCATGGCAGGCGACGGCCCCCGGTCTTCAAGCCGCGACATTGACGGTGACTTTGCATGCCCGGCTGCTTGACCCTGCCGCGCCCGGACGGGCACAGCAGCTATCCACCAATCATGTGGTGGCTGTATCGGCCAACACGCCCTGGCGCACGATCAATGTCCTGGCGCGCAAGGATGCGCATGAGGTCGCAAACAGCGTCGCCGCACAATTCTCTGCCGAGCTTGCCGCATGGCTGGGATCCTATGCCTGCGCGCCGTTGCAAGGCTATCTGACGGCGGCAGGGACCGGCCGTTTCCGCATTGACTTGGGCAGCCGGGACGGGCTGACCCATCAAAGCCTTGGCTTTGCCGAAGGTCGTGGCCAGCCTTGGACCGTGTTCCGCATCGTGGAATTAAGCCCCAGCCATGCGATCCTTAGCCCGCTGAACGCGCGGCGTGCGGGGCCGCAAATGGCCGGCGCGCAGGTGCGCTTTGAGATCGGAGGGTGA
- a CDS encoding LPP20 family lipoprotein yields MRDFALTDLIKTCAAFAIFAALGACNMNGHTSSSHAGISPAAQQVVAIENALKATDAAVAQQTVPPIIGTGYATISAQPAHNINQKRLMAIRVARLDAMRDITEQVHGLRLSAQTTVVDAVLQNDTTRAAVDGTIRGARTVRINPVGRDTYEVVLELDRDMIARILMAVR; encoded by the coding sequence GTGCGTGACTTTGCCTTAACCGATCTGATCAAGACCTGTGCGGCCTTTGCGATTTTTGCCGCGCTGGGCGCCTGCAACATGAATGGCCACACATCATCCAGTCACGCGGGCATATCGCCTGCTGCACAACAAGTCGTTGCAATCGAAAATGCGCTGAAGGCCACCGATGCCGCTGTTGCACAGCAAACCGTCCCGCCGATCATCGGCACGGGCTATGCCACGATTTCAGCGCAGCCTGCCCATAACATCAACCAAAAGCGCCTGATGGCGATCCGCGTCGCCCGGCTTGATGCCATGCGCGACATCACCGAACAGGTGCATGGGTTGCGGCTGAGCGCGCAAACAACCGTGGTTGATGCGGTTTTGCAGAATGATACAACACGCGCCGCTGTCGATGGCACCATTCGCGGCGCGCGCACGGTGCGGATCAATCCGGTGGGCCGAGATACTTATGAGGTCGTGCTAGAGCTGGACCGCGACATGATCGCGCGCATCCTGATGGCCGTGCGATAA
- the flhA gene encoding flagellar biosynthesis protein FlhA produces MSLSDTTAPRHLLGRSLTSITLPLGILILVAMMVLPLPAFLLDIFFTLNIFMSLLILMVALHTYRPLDFSSFPSLILVATVLRLALNVASTRIILSEGHTGTSAAGAVIEAFGAFVIAGNYVVGIFVFVILVIINLVVITKGAGRVSEVSARFTLDAMPGKQMAIDADLNAGVLTAEEATTRRAEISREADFHGAMDGASKFVKGDAVAGVLILAINVIGGLTIGMLQHGLSIQESSELYILLSIGDGLVAQIPSLLLSIATAIIVTRVSSSQDMAEHIKGEVSMSRAWFPVAGVLLLIGLVPGMPTALFGGMGLAAGVAAYFFRKQEQTEGTEDEDDAKADVEDSNPNSLKITDVADLSAVTLLLSYPLLSMVDKDDGGPLARRIVTVRKEVSQALGFVLPSVRIRDDLGLTANEYRIKIGQTVVAEDKIYPDQKLALPSGTSRVKIEGIDVKEPSFRIDATWIQADREFEAEANGYIIIEPETVLATHLSQILYKYASELIGQDDVQELLDNLSKVVPQLVQSVVPKLMPLHNLTAVLRQILRERIPISDLRRILELISEMAGKNMSITETAEALRPHLVGLLIQQTTPLNTALPVVTLDSAFEHLLINAAKRSEGDQLLLDGSLAEQMVKSLVRINEEQGEADKKPFLVVSPQIRRKLSAFLRQHIADFPVLSFTELPDGRRVEIVATVSGEEQLAVE; encoded by the coding sequence ATGAGCTTGTCCGATACAACAGCACCGCGGCACCTGTTGGGGCGCAGCCTGACCAGCATCACGCTGCCGCTTGGCATTCTGATCCTTGTGGCGATGATGGTTCTGCCATTGCCAGCCTTCCTGCTGGATATCTTTTTCACGCTCAATATCTTCATGTCGCTGTTGATCTTGATGGTGGCATTGCACACTTACCGGCCGCTTGATTTTTCGTCCTTCCCCAGCCTCATTCTGGTGGCAACGGTCTTGCGGCTGGCGCTGAACGTCGCCTCGACACGGATCATCCTCAGCGAAGGTCACACCGGCACCAGCGCCGCCGGGGCGGTGATCGAAGCATTCGGCGCCTTTGTCATTGCGGGTAATTATGTTGTCGGGATCTTCGTTTTCGTCATCCTGGTGATCATCAACCTTGTCGTTATCACCAAAGGCGCGGGCCGGGTGTCCGAAGTCTCTGCCCGTTTTACGCTTGATGCGATGCCCGGCAAACAGATGGCCATTGACGCCGATCTGAACGCCGGGGTGCTGACCGCCGAAGAAGCAACCACGCGGCGCGCCGAAATCTCGCGCGAGGCGGATTTCCATGGCGCGATGGATGGTGCGTCCAAATTCGTCAAAGGCGACGCTGTCGCCGGCGTCCTGATCCTGGCCATCAACGTGATCGGTGGATTGACGATCGGGATGTTGCAGCATGGTCTGTCGATCCAGGAATCCTCCGAGCTTTATATCCTGTTGTCCATCGGGGATGGCCTTGTCGCGCAGATCCCGTCTTTGCTGCTGTCCATTGCCACCGCCATCATCGTCACGCGCGTATCTTCAAGCCAGGATATGGCCGAGCATATCAAGGGCGAAGTCAGCATGTCACGCGCATGGTTCCCGGTGGCCGGGGTGCTGCTGTTGATCGGCCTTGTGCCCGGCATGCCTACGGCGCTGTTCGGCGGGATGGGTCTTGCCGCTGGTGTCGCGGCCTATTTCTTTCGCAAGCAAGAGCAGACCGAGGGCACCGAGGACGAAGACGACGCCAAGGCAGATGTCGAAGACAGCAATCCCAATAGCCTGAAAATCACCGATGTCGCGGATCTGTCTGCGGTGACATTGCTGCTGAGCTATCCGCTGTTGTCCATGGTCGACAAAGACGATGGCGGGCCTTTGGCGCGGCGCATTGTCACCGTGCGCAAGGAAGTCTCGCAGGCTTTGGGATTTGTCCTGCCCAGCGTGCGCATCCGCGACGATCTGGGGCTGACGGCCAATGAATATAGAATAAAGATCGGCCAGACTGTCGTCGCCGAGGACAAGATCTACCCCGACCAAAAGCTGGCACTGCCCAGCGGCACATCGCGTGTCAAAATCGAGGGCATCGATGTCAAAGAACCGTCTTTCCGCATTGATGCCACCTGGATTCAGGCAGATCGCGAATTCGAAGCAGAGGCGAACGGCTATATCATCATCGAACCTGAAACGGTTCTGGCGACACATCTCAGCCAGATCTTGTATAAATATGCGTCAGAGCTGATCGGGCAGGATGATGTGCAGGAACTGCTGGACAATCTGTCGAAGGTGGTGCCGCAGCTGGTGCAATCCGTCGTCCCCAAACTGATGCCCTTGCATAACCTGACAGCGGTGCTGCGTCAGATCCTGCGCGAACGCATTCCGATCAGCGACCTGCGCCGCATCTTGGAATTGATTTCCGAAATGGCCGGTAAAAACATGAGCATCACAGAGACAGCCGAGGCGCTGCGCCCGCATCTTGTCGGCCTGCTGATCCAACAGACAACGCCGCTGAACACCGCCCTTCCGGTGGTGACGCTGGACAGCGCCTTCGAGCATCTGCTGATCAATGCCGCCAAGCGGTCCGAGGGCGATCAATTGCTGCTGGACGGATCATTGGCCGAACAGATGGTCAAATCGCTGGTGCGGATCAACGAAGAACAAGGCGAAGCCGACAAGAAACCCTTTCTGGTGGTCTCGCCGCAGATCCGCCGCAAGCTTTCGGCCTTTCTGCGTCAGCATATCGCAGATTTTCCGGTCCTTTCCTTCACCGAATTGCCAGATGGACGGCGGGTAGAGATCGTCGCGACCGTTTCTGGCGAAGAGCAATTGGCCGTGGAATGA
- the fliS gene encoding flagellar export chaperone FliS, which translates to MSMLSPAAVYKRQQQNPGFNPEDGHQLIKATLEYLVRSLGILMQEPARDSEIFKTHIARVLTSIYVLQSSLDFERGGEISTNLFQLYEYSRQQTLKLMRNDDTAQIDRAYHSISEIFDAWQKIK; encoded by the coding sequence ATGTCAATGTTAAGTCCCGCCGCAGTGTACAAGCGCCAGCAACAAAATCCGGGGTTCAATCCCGAAGACGGCCATCAATTGATCAAGGCGACACTGGAATATCTTGTGCGCAGCCTTGGCATCCTGATGCAGGAACCGGCGCGCGATAGCGAGATATTCAAGACCCATATCGCGCGCGTCTTGACCTCGATCTATGTGCTGCAATCAAGTCTGGATTTTGAACGGGGTGGGGAAATCTCTACCAACCTTTTCCAATTGTATGAATATTCCCGACAGCAGACCCTGAAACTGATGCGGAATGACGATACAGCGCAGATCGACAGGGCCTATCATTCGATTTCCGAAATCTTCGACGCCTGGCAGAAGATCAAGTGA
- a CDS encoding DUF1566 domain-containing protein produces MPGIANINAAILCFMISIGMVNLALRPAQAQETTFVAKGPIVIDVLGGLDWMRCSIGQVWENDSCVGSALLVRFGAVDSLIERAQRNIGPDWRLPTREELERLIADNPEPPMINQNVFPNTYPGLYWTSDTNWLMPHAHWSINFFTGHAYGRAHENRTFAVRLVRPR; encoded by the coding sequence ATGCCGGGTATCGCCAATATCAACGCCGCAATTCTGTGCTTTATGATCAGCATCGGGATGGTGAACCTCGCTTTGCGCCCGGCGCAGGCGCAGGAAACCACCTTTGTTGCCAAGGGGCCAATCGTGATTGATGTGCTGGGCGGTCTGGACTGGATGCGATGCAGCATCGGGCAGGTCTGGGAAAATGACAGCTGCGTGGGGTCAGCCTTGCTGGTGCGCTTTGGCGCGGTAGATTCGTTGATCGAGCGTGCCCAGCGCAATATCGGTCCCGATTGGCGCCTGCCCACCCGCGAAGAGCTGGAACGCTTGATCGCCGACAACCCCGAACCGCCGATGATCAATCAGAATGTCTTTCCAAATACCTATCCCGGCCTTTACTGGACCAGCGATACCAATTGGCTGATGCCGCATGCGCATTGGAGCATTAATTTCTTTACCGGTCATGCCTATGGCCGCGCGCATGAAAACCGGACTTTCGCGGTGCGGCTGGTGCGCCCGCGCTGA
- a CDS encoding motility protein A produces MDIASLLGLVGCFAMIVGAMIVGGGVGPFFDVPSALIVIGGTFFAAMYTTPLPTFLNSFVAMSKAFLPPVKKQNVLIERMVELAGIARKDGMMALEGQAVPDKFFEKGMQLLVDGADETKLVKQLNAELKSMKSRHEANQNVVKAWIDLAPAMGMIGTLIGLVLMLGNMEDPKAIGPAMAVALLTTMYGAIVANVLFGPLLTKLQGYTAYEVAYREMVVLGLRNIARGESPRNIQDQMVSNLPPKMQAKIDAA; encoded by the coding sequence ATGGATATCGCATCCCTACTCGGACTTGTTGGGTGCTTTGCAATGATCGTCGGCGCAATGATCGTTGGCGGCGGTGTTGGCCCATTTTTTGATGTTCCCTCTGCGCTTATCGTGATTGGTGGCACGTTCTTCGCTGCCATGTATACCACGCCGCTTCCGACCTTTCTGAACAGCTTTGTCGCGATGTCCAAGGCTTTCTTGCCGCCGGTGAAAAAGCAGAATGTCCTGATCGAACGTATGGTCGAGCTGGCAGGCATCGCGCGCAAGGATGGCATGATGGCGCTAGAGGGGCAGGCTGTCCCGGACAAGTTCTTTGAAAAGGGTATGCAGCTTTTGGTGGACGGCGCGGATGAAACCAAGCTGGTCAAACAGCTGAACGCCGAATTGAAATCGATGAAAAGCCGGCATGAAGCCAATCAGAACGTTGTCAAAGCCTGGATCGACCTGGCCCCGGCAATGGGCATGATCGGCACATTGATCGGTCTGGTGCTGATGTTGGGGAATATGGAAGACCCCAAGGCGATTGGCCCCGCGATGGCCGTTGCCTTGCTGACAACCATGTATGGGGCGATCGTGGCCAATGTGTTGTTCGGGCCGCTTTTGACGAAGCTTCAGGGCTACACGGCCTATGAAGTCGCTTACCGCGAAATGGTGGTTCTGGGGTTGCGCAATATCGCGCGCGGGGAATCACCGCGCAATATTCAGGATCAGATGGTTTCGAACCTTCCACCAAAGATGCAGGCGAAAATCGACGCCGCGTAA
- a CDS encoding flagellar motor protein MotB, which produces MSEAVEAEQDEEDEECPKCPPVGAPAWMATFADLATLLMAFFVLILSFAEMNVPKFKQISGSLKDSFGVQRIIPVVEQPMGTTVLEMNFSPSPSPSVLDEATQETTEIREPEVKLPTDNRDMDGEDQLLEGEVEFEGLGGENAQNIAENENMSDAEKLAAALEQIGSAVNIDAEIVEGKVAINMNAEDASPQELIAKFQRVGQAIEIAGLATGKAEQEILFGGLDETLNDLISMVSEIQRQQQESGGATLDDALSQVARATQMAQEAEAQLRANLQDEIDQGLVTVEQRDGTVYVNLGAGGAFPSGSADLTAQARGIIDELAAVTVDPSSKVVVSGHTDNVPISFGALYRDNWDLAAARAASVVQEIEASIPAPGREMSAISFGETKPIADNNTAEGRERNRRIELEIEFGQ; this is translated from the coding sequence ATGTCCGAGGCAGTCGAAGCAGAACAAGACGAAGAGGACGAAGAATGTCCAAAGTGCCCCCCCGTCGGGGCACCTGCATGGATGGCCACCTTTGCCGATCTTGCGACATTGCTGATGGCGTTTTTCGTGCTGATCTTGTCCTTTGCCGAAATGAATGTCCCGAAGTTCAAGCAGATTTCCGGGTCTCTTAAGGATTCTTTCGGCGTGCAGCGGATCATCCCTGTCGTCGAACAGCCGATGGGCACCACCGTTCTTGAAATGAACTTCAGCCCCTCGCCTTCACCCTCTGTCTTGGATGAAGCAACGCAGGAGACGACCGAAATCCGCGAACCCGAGGTGAAACTTCCCACCGATAACCGGGATATGGATGGCGAAGACCAGCTGTTGGAAGGCGAGGTGGAATTCGAAGGGCTGGGCGGAGAAAACGCGCAGAATATCGCTGAAAACGAAAATATGTCGGATGCCGAAAAACTGGCTGCGGCGCTGGAACAAATCGGCAGCGCGGTCAACATCGACGCCGAGATCGTCGAAGGCAAGGTTGCCATCAACATGAATGCCGAGGATGCCTCGCCGCAGGAATTGATCGCCAAGTTTCAGCGCGTCGGACAGGCGATCGAAATTGCCGGACTTGCGACAGGCAAAGCAGAACAAGAAATTCTCTTTGGCGGCTTGGACGAGACATTGAATGACCTGATTTCCATGGTCTCTGAAATTCAGCGCCAGCAACAAGAAAGCGGCGGCGCCACCTTGGACGATGCGCTGAGCCAAGTGGCCCGCGCCACCCAAATGGCGCAAGAGGCCGAGGCGCAATTGCGCGCCAATCTACAGGATGAGATCGACCAGGGGCTGGTCACGGTGGAACAGCGTGACGGCACGGTTTATGTCAATCTGGGCGCGGGGGGCGCTTTCCCGTCCGGTTCGGCTGATCTGACCGCCCAGGCCCGGGGCATCATCGACGAGCTTGCCGCCGTCACCGTCGATCCGTCCAGCAAGGTCGTTGTTTCTGGGCATACGGACAATGTGCCGATCTCATTTGGCGCGCTCTACCGGGACAATTGGGACCTGGCCGCCGCGCGTGCGGCAAGTGTTGTCCAAGAAATCGAAGCAAGTATTCCCGCACCGGGCCGCGAAATGTCGGCGATTAGCTTTGGTGAAACGAAACCAATCGCAGATAATAACACGGCCGAGGGCCGCGAACGTAATCGCAGAATCGAACTTGAAATCGAATTTGGACAATAG
- a CDS encoding Arm DNA-binding domain-containing protein, with protein MKGNQSAMLNKLKLAGLGGGASGQHAKFTKRKSDQEGWTAGVFLKSRANGDRIWLQRIMIDGKRREIELGSFLTLSLAEARAAAQENRKTIAEGGDIFAELRRQHRQDIRDRIRRLSAKLNENTALPAQQPIPQDPAPGPRPVAIEQPDAPIADAASEESDIAKVRALGPHIDAALSVILEAVPADVDSSYVSQDMLALATACGIDMLEQACRVTLEKGDCTLLSIVAILDEDAAATDADENANPIAHGNIRGPEHFH; from the coding sequence ATGAAGGGTAATCAAAGCGCAATGTTGAACAAGCTGAAACTTGCCGGGCTTGGCGGGGGCGCATCCGGTCAGCATGCGAAATTCACCAAACGCAAGTCGGACCAGGAAGGCTGGACCGCCGGCGTCTTTCTGAAATCGCGCGCCAATGGGGACCGGATCTGGCTTCAGCGGATCATGATCGACGGCAAACGGCGCGAAATAGAGCTGGGGTCCTTCCTGACCCTGTCACTGGCCGAGGCGCGGGCTGCGGCACAAGAAAACCGCAAGACCATTGCCGAAGGCGGCGATATCTTTGCAGAACTGCGGCGCCAACACCGGCAAGATATCCGCGACCGGATCAGGCGGCTGTCGGCCAAGCTGAATGAAAACACGGCCTTGCCCGCGCAACAGCCGATCCCGCAAGACCCGGCACCTGGGCCGAGGCCTGTTGCGATTGAACAGCCCGATGCGCCCATCGCTGATGCCGCGTCAGAAGAATCCGATATCGCCAAGGTGCGCGCGCTTGGGCCGCATATCGACGCGGCGCTCTCTGTCATCCTCGAAGCTGTCCCCGCAGATGTCGATTCCAGCTATGTGTCACAGGATATGCTGGCGCTGGCCACGGCCTGCGGCATCGACATGCTGGAACAGGCCTGCCGGGTGACGCTTGAAAAAGGCGACTGCACGCTTTTGTCGATCGTCGCAATTCTGGACGAAGATGCCGCCGCCACCGATGCGGATGAAAACGCCAACCCTATCGCGCATGGCAATATACGCGGGCCCGAACACTTTCACTAA
- the istB gene encoding IS21-like element helper ATPase IstB: MSTDATYQALRALKLDGMADVFAELAAQNAKASLDPTQWVSHMVAREKSIRDARRLQSRLRAARLRQADATMDKVDFTAERTLDRPAFEALRGGAWIETHRTVLMSGPCGVGKSFLACALGHEACKHDKSVLYFRMPQLFAELANAKQAGTYDRLFNKIKRTDVLILDDWGPDLMTAAQRRDLMEIVDARYERKSTVITSQLPFEKWYDIIADPTLADAILDRLVHQAYRFDLAGVSMRKAPVDVKKDIPSAKPSFGRLLSKPAHPANR, from the coding sequence ATGTCGACAGACGCAACATATCAGGCGCTCCGCGCGTTGAAACTTGACGGCATGGCGGATGTTTTTGCCGAGCTGGCGGCCCAGAACGCCAAGGCATCTTTGGACCCGACACAATGGGTCAGCCATATGGTCGCGCGCGAAAAATCGATCCGGGATGCACGGCGTCTGCAAAGCCGTTTGCGCGCTGCACGCTTGCGCCAAGCTGATGCCACGATGGACAAGGTCGATTTCACCGCGGAACGCACCCTTGACCGCCCCGCTTTCGAGGCCTTGCGTGGCGGCGCCTGGATCGAGACGCACCGCACCGTTCTGATGTCCGGCCCCTGCGGCGTCGGCAAATCCTTTCTGGCCTGCGCCTTGGGTCACGAGGCCTGCAAACACGACAAAAGCGTCCTGTATTTCCGGATGCCCCAACTGTTTGCAGAGCTGGCAAATGCCAAACAGGCCGGGACCTATGATCGGCTGTTCAACAAGATCAAGCGCACCGATGTGCTGATCCTGGACGATTGGGGGCCAGATCTGATGACCGCCGCGCAACGACGCGATCTGATGGAAATCGTCGATGCCCGGTATGAACGCAAATCCACCGTGATCACCAGCCAGCTGCCGTTTGAAAAATGGTATGACATCATCGCCGACCCGACCTTGGCGGATGCCATTCTGGACCGGCTTGTTCACCAGGCCTATCGGTTTGACCTGGCTGGCGTGTCGATGCGCAAGGCACCGGTTGACGTCAAAAAGGACATCCCCAGCGCAAAACCAAGCTTTGGTCGCCTGCTCAGCAAGCCCGCGCATCCAGCAAACAGATAG